The following are encoded in a window of Kitasatospora fiedleri genomic DNA:
- the rpsT gene encoding 30S ribosomal protein S20 encodes MANIKSQIKRNKTNEKARLRNKAVKSSLKTALRKAREAAAAGETEKAVVLARAASKALDKAVSKGVIHKNQAANKKSAITKRVNVAA; translated from the coding sequence GTGGCGAACATCAAGTCCCAGATCAAGCGCAACAAGACCAACGAGAAGGCGCGCCTGCGCAACAAGGCCGTCAAGTCCTCGCTGAAGACCGCTCTGCGCAAGGCCCGCGAGGCCGCTGCCGCCGGCGAGACCGAGAAGGCCGTCGTGCTGGCCCGCGCCGCCTCCAAGGCCCTCGACAAGGCCGTGAGCAAGGGCGTCATCCACAAGAACCAGGCCGCCAACAAGAAGTCGGCGATCACCAAGCGCGTCAACGTCGCCGCCTGA